Proteins encoded within one genomic window of Nonomuraea gerenzanensis:
- a CDS encoding styrene monooxygenase/indole monooxygenase family protein, translating into MAGIGIGIVGAGITGLTLALRLQQLGIEATLYCECDADTLRKGRLPNTVGRAGHTLARERELGSEHYRDPGAIMPTAMLSLKGDPPLEFTGSFGDPFHAADFRLLIPAFMDDFAARGGTIVVSGTAPDAEQIDRWSRGHELMVVAAGRRSVAELFPRDPALSPYERPQRLLAAGLFRGFHPSNAFMFNISGGVGEIFRAPIVTREGVASTVIVEAVPGGPLEVVTRLPWDEVPGALLPLFREHTPRLAERLDPDAFELLGPDDLLQGAITPTVRRPVAELPSGRMALAVGDAYITNDPLTGQGANLGSRCAWIVADAIAAGGPYDAAFCRAAAARMWEVGGPVTHWTNAFLRPPAEHVTRLMLAAGTRQDVADLMVGLFSDPVYAWSVLSSPEEVSRIVDGDGRRLYDRV; encoded by the coding sequence ATGGCAGGCATCGGCATCGGCATCGTCGGAGCGGGCATCACGGGGCTGACCCTCGCGCTGCGGCTGCAGCAGCTCGGCATCGAGGCGACGCTCTACTGCGAGTGCGACGCGGACACCTTGCGCAAGGGGCGGCTGCCGAACACGGTCGGCCGGGCCGGCCACACCCTGGCCAGGGAGCGGGAGCTGGGCAGCGAGCACTACCGCGACCCGGGCGCGATCATGCCCACGGCCATGCTGTCGCTCAAGGGGGACCCGCCGCTGGAGTTCACGGGCAGCTTCGGCGACCCGTTCCACGCGGCGGACTTCCGCCTGCTGATCCCGGCGTTCATGGACGACTTCGCCGCACGCGGCGGCACGATCGTCGTCTCCGGCACGGCGCCGGACGCCGAGCAGATCGACCGCTGGTCGCGGGGGCACGAGCTGATGGTGGTGGCCGCGGGGCGGCGCTCGGTGGCCGAGCTGTTCCCGCGCGACCCCGCGCTGTCGCCGTACGAGCGGCCGCAACGCCTGCTGGCGGCAGGGCTCTTCCGCGGCTTCCATCCCAGCAACGCCTTCATGTTCAACATCTCCGGCGGCGTGGGCGAGATCTTCCGCGCGCCGATCGTGACGCGCGAGGGCGTGGCCTCCACCGTCATCGTGGAGGCGGTCCCCGGCGGCCCGTTGGAGGTGGTCACCCGGCTGCCCTGGGACGAGGTGCCCGGCGCGCTGCTCCCGCTGTTCCGCGAGCACACGCCGCGGCTGGCCGAGCGGCTGGATCCGGACGCGTTCGAGCTGCTGGGGCCGGACGACCTGCTGCAGGGCGCGATCACGCCCACCGTGCGCCGGCCGGTGGCGGAGCTGCCGAGCGGCCGGATGGCCCTGGCCGTCGGCGACGCCTACATCACCAACGACCCGCTCACCGGCCAGGGCGCGAACCTGGGCTCCCGGTGCGCCTGGATCGTGGCCGACGCGATCGCGGCGGGCGGGCCGTACGACGCCGCCTTCTGCCGGGCCGCGGCGGCGCGCATGTGGGAGGTGGGCGGGCCGGTCACGCACTGGACGAACGCGTTCCTGCGACCGCCCGCCGAGCACGTCACGCGCCTGATGCTGGCGGCCGGGACCAGGCAGGACGTCGCCGATCTGATGGTCGGGCTGTTCTCCGACCCCGTGTACGCGTGGTCGGTGCTGTCGAGCCCCGAGGAGGTCTCGCGGATCGTTGACGGGGACGGGCGGCGGCTCTACGATCGCGTCTAA
- the hemW gene encoding radical SAM family heme chaperone HemW has protein sequence MPSTLPDGDPAPATGELPDSALRGLGERPFGFYVHVPFCVTRCGYCDFNTYTAAELGPGASHRDYADTVVEEVRLARRVLGEADLPVETVFFGGGTPTLLPPEDLARILAAIDSEFGLRPGAEVTTEANPESVDPAYLDKLRHGGFNRVSFGMQSVREHVLQVLDRRHTPGRAAAAVREARQAGFEHVNLDLIYSTPGETDDDWRASLTAAIEAGPDHVSAYSLIVEDGTRLAARIRRGELPMPDDDVAADRYLIADELLAQAGFRWYEVSNWAVSDAARCRHNLLYWTGGDWWAAGPGAHSHVGGTRWWNVKHPAAYAQRLAAGTSPAHAREVLAQDDRDAERLMLELRLDSGYPLADVAPGARTTVASALARGLLEPEPFKRGRLVLTLQGRLLADALILDLLG, from the coding sequence GTGCCATCCACCCTGCCTGACGGCGATCCCGCGCCCGCGACGGGCGAGCTGCCCGACAGCGCCCTGCGCGGCCTGGGCGAGCGCCCGTTCGGCTTCTACGTGCACGTGCCGTTCTGCGTGACCCGCTGCGGCTACTGCGACTTCAACACCTACACCGCCGCCGAGCTGGGGCCCGGCGCCTCGCACCGCGACTACGCGGACACGGTCGTCGAGGAGGTGCGCCTGGCCCGCCGCGTCCTGGGCGAGGCCGACCTGCCGGTGGAGACGGTGTTCTTCGGAGGTGGCACCCCCACGCTGCTGCCGCCGGAGGACCTGGCGCGGATCCTGGCGGCGATCGACTCCGAGTTCGGGCTGCGGCCGGGGGCAGAGGTCACCACGGAGGCCAACCCCGAGTCCGTCGATCCCGCCTATCTGGACAAGCTGCGTCACGGCGGCTTCAACCGGGTCAGCTTCGGCATGCAGAGCGTACGCGAGCACGTCCTGCAGGTCCTGGACCGGCGGCACACGCCCGGCAGGGCCGCGGCGGCCGTGCGGGAGGCCAGGCAGGCGGGGTTCGAGCACGTCAACCTCGACCTGATCTACAGCACGCCCGGCGAGACCGACGACGACTGGCGCGCCTCGCTGACGGCGGCGATCGAGGCCGGGCCCGACCACGTGTCGGCGTACTCGCTGATCGTCGAGGACGGCACCAGGCTGGCGGCCAGGATCCGGCGCGGCGAGCTGCCCATGCCCGACGACGACGTGGCCGCCGACCGCTACCTGATCGCCGACGAGCTGCTGGCGCAGGCCGGGTTCCGCTGGTACGAGGTGTCCAACTGGGCGGTCTCCGACGCGGCCCGGTGCCGGCACAACCTGCTCTACTGGACCGGCGGCGACTGGTGGGCGGCAGGCCCCGGCGCGCACAGCCACGTCGGCGGCACCCGCTGGTGGAACGTCAAGCATCCCGCCGCCTACGCCCAGCGGCTGGCCGCAGGCACCTCGCCCGCCCACGCCCGCGAGGTGCTCGCCCAGGACGACCGCGACGCCGAGCGGCTCATGCTGGAGCTGCGGCTCGACTCCGGCTACCCGCTGGCCGACGTGGCGCCCGGCGCGCGCACCACCGTGGCGAGCGCGCTGGCCCGCGGGCTGCTGGAGCCGGAGCCGTTCAAGCGGGGGCGGCTGGTGCTGACCCTGCAGGGGCGGCTGCTGGCCGACGCGCTGATCCTGGACCTGCTCGGCTAG
- a CDS encoding DUF4870 domain-containing protein, whose translation MSQDPPQPPDDDATRRVTPEDLPPAQGSGPQQPGYGPQGPSSGQQPAYGQPSYDQQAPYGQQPGSAPSFGRQPPSGYGQPGGYPPPGGYPPPGGYPPPGGHPPPGGYAPPPNQPPGYGYAPGRGEPYIPGRFGPRPGSDDTTMAMLSHLLGLLVSWIGPLIIYLMKKDESPYVRDQSAEALNFQITMFIGYLISGILTVVFIGIALLPVIWILSLIFHIQAAMAAQKGQPYRYPLSIRMIS comes from the coding sequence ATGAGCCAGGACCCGCCCCAGCCGCCCGACGACGACGCCACCCGCAGGGTCACGCCCGAGGACCTCCCGCCCGCCCAGGGCTCCGGCCCCCAGCAGCCGGGCTACGGGCCTCAGGGTCCCTCCTCCGGCCAGCAACCGGCCTACGGGCAGCCGTCCTATGACCAGCAGGCCCCGTACGGGCAGCAGCCCGGCTCCGCGCCGAGCTTCGGCCGGCAGCCGCCCTCCGGCTACGGCCAGCCGGGCGGTTACCCTCCGCCGGGGGGCTACCCTCCTCCCGGTGGATACCCGCCGCCCGGTGGTCACCCTCCTCCCGGAGGCTACGCCCCGCCCCCGAACCAGCCACCCGGCTACGGGTACGCCCCCGGCCGGGGCGAGCCGTACATCCCGGGCAGGTTCGGCCCCCGTCCCGGCAGCGACGACACCACGATGGCGATGCTGTCCCACCTGCTGGGCCTGCTGGTCTCGTGGATCGGCCCGCTGATCATCTACCTGATGAAGAAGGACGAGTCCCCCTACGTCAGGGACCAGTCGGCGGAGGCGCTCAACTTCCAGATCACGATGTTCATCGGCTACCTGATCTCGGGCATCCTGACGGTCGTGTTCATCGGCATCGCGCTGCTGCCGGTCATCTGGATCCTGTCGCTGATCTTCCACATCCAGGCGGCGATGGCCGCGCAGAAGGGCCAGCCCTACCGCTACCCGCTCTCCATCCGGATGATCAGCTAG
- a CDS encoding DUF3097 domain-containing protein, translated as MYEGDVLAGNWRRPGKGKIPKVPAEQDLVVEDADSGFCGAVVACDKEAVTLEDRFGKRRLFPLAPAAFLLEGRPVTLVRPAAAAPAGPRRSASGSIAVEGLRARVARESRIYVEGVHDAALVEKIWGHDLRVEGVVVEYLEGVDDLPAIVEEFGPEPGRRLGVLVDHLVPGSKESRIAAGITSPDVLVVGHPFIDIWQAVKPSVLRIPAWPDVPRGVPWKEGVIAALGWRVEPAQAWRRILGAVSTYTDLEPELLGRVEELIDFVTETP; from the coding sequence GTGTACGAGGGCGATGTACTGGCGGGAAATTGGCGGCGGCCGGGCAAGGGGAAGATCCCGAAAGTGCCCGCCGAGCAGGACCTCGTCGTGGAGGACGCCGACAGCGGCTTCTGCGGCGCCGTGGTGGCCTGCGACAAGGAGGCCGTCACGCTGGAGGACCGGTTCGGCAAGCGCCGCCTGTTCCCGCTCGCACCCGCCGCCTTCCTGCTGGAGGGCCGCCCCGTGACCCTGGTACGCCCTGCGGCGGCCGCACCGGCGGGGCCCCGGCGCAGCGCGTCCGGCTCGATCGCCGTGGAGGGGCTGCGGGCCAGGGTCGCCAGGGAGAGCCGGATCTACGTCGAAGGCGTGCACGACGCCGCCCTGGTGGAGAAGATCTGGGGGCACGACCTGCGGGTCGAAGGGGTCGTGGTCGAGTACCTGGAGGGCGTGGACGACCTGCCGGCCATCGTCGAGGAGTTCGGCCCCGAGCCGGGCCGCCGGCTGGGCGTGCTGGTCGACCACCTCGTGCCGGGGTCCAAGGAGAGCCGGATCGCCGCCGGGATCACCTCGCCGGACGTGCTGGTGGTCGGGCACCCGTTCATCGACATCTGGCAGGCGGTCAAGCCGTCCGTGCTGCGCATCCCCGCCTGGCCGGACGTGCCGCGCGGAGTGCCGTGGAAGGAGGGCGTCATCGCCGCGCTCGGCTGGCGCGTGGAGCCCGCGCAGGCGTGGCGGCGGATCCTCGGCGCCGTCTCGACGTACACGGACCTGGAGCCGGAGCTGCTCGGCCGGGTCGAGGAACTGATCGACTTCGTTACGGAGACACCATGA